AATACCACAACGTGCAGGATATAAAACCGCAACAAAGACAGCGGCTCACCAACGGCATCAGGCACCAGAAACCGGTAAAACAACTCACCGAGGGGTAAAATTCGCACCAGCTCCATACCGGTCTGGGTCGCCCACAGGGCCAGCTGATCCATGGGTAACAGATAGCCGGTATAACCGGAGAACAGAGCCAGGCACAGCAGCAAAAAGCCAATCAACCAGTTCATCTGGCGCGGTGGTCGATAGGCTCCGGTCAACAGCACCCGTAAGGTATGGAGAAAGATCAGCAACAGATACAGGTTGGACGCAGTTCGATGCAAACTGTGCAGAAAGTGCCCGCCAAACACCTGCTCTTCGATATACAGGATTGAGGTGTACGCATGATCGGCATGAGGCTGATAATACATGGCCAACAACAAGCCACTGATCGCCAGTAACACAAACAGGGTAAACGCCATGCCGCCCAGACAAAAGGTATAGCTGATCTTCAGGTTCTCTCTGAGAACCATGCGTGGGAACAGATGTCGGATAAAATCTTTAAACACAGTCACCATCCTCGGTGGTTAATCGTATGCAATCCGCCGTTAATCTCAACGGGGTGTCGCGACCAAGAGCCCCTTGCTAACCATAAACCTGCCAGGAATCACCCCGGCGCACCAGGCGCAATTGCGGCAACGGACGATCCGCAGGCCCTCGGGTCACCTCGCCGTGTCGATCAAACGTGCTGCCATGGCAGGGACAACTCAATTGCGTTGATGTTACCGTGAGCGTGCAGCCCAAGTGGGTGCATACCAGGCTCAAGGCATACACCTGTCCCTGCTCACGAATCAGGGCGAAGCGCTGGCGACGAAACACCAAAGCTCCCCGTTCCGGTATTTTGCCATCCTCCACGGTGGCGAGCAGGCTTTCCTGCGGCGGTGACGCGGCAAAAAAACGCAACAAGCCCCACCCGGTAAGCGCACCGACAATCAGGGTTTGGATGAAGCGGCGTCTTTTTTGAGAAAATTCTGCCATTTTTCTACATATCCTCGACTGTACTGCGGTGTCTTGTCACTCATCCGTTCAAAACGCTCCGGCGTCATAAAACGGCCATTGATCACCGTTTGCCCTTCAGGACGCCACAGACCTTCAATCCCCAGTCCGTCACGATCCGGACGATAGATTCGTTTATCAAGAGGTTCCAGGATGAAGCGCCGTGCATTGCCATGGCATTGATCGCACAACGCCGTTCCCCGGCGGATGGTATGGGGCGTAAACACTTTCCATTCGCCGACCAGCTGTTGGTTTTCTTCCCCCACCGCCCGGTTATCGACCACTTTACTGTAATACGCCTGAAACTGGGGACGAATGGGTGCCACCTGGCCTTCATCGTTCACACCCAGCGGAGGTAAATCCTGACGTTTGAGATAACTGCTTTTCACATAGCGCTCATTACCCGTAGGCTTGACGCGAAAATAAGCGCGGTTGCTGCTGTTGATGGTTTCCACATAGAATGTGGCGTACTCCTGCGCAGCCCAGGAGGCATGGCAGCTGACACACTCCATCTTTTCCAGATGGGCTGTGATGCGGTGCTCAATGATATCGAGATTGACATCGTGGCAATCGCGACAGGATTTGGCACTGGTTTGTTGCTGTAAGAAACTGGCCATGGTATGGCAATCGCTGCAATCCAATCCGGCTTCAGCGTGCACATCGGGGCGCATTTTCAAATAATACTGGTCGTGAGAACGCGGCCCGCGCTGGTAGCGCACACTATCTTCCCGCGGGGCACGACCGGAGAAATCCCAGCCGACAAAATAGCCCTGATGACAATTCTGACAGCGCTGCGTATCCGGTGTGGTGATAGCGTGCCCGGAACCATGGCAATCCTCGCAGGAAGAAACATGACACTGCCGGCAATTAGTCGCATAGAAGGTGTCGTCCGCCCGCCCCCAGCTGCGTTGGCAAAAGTCCTGTTCCGCCGTACGGCGGCTCATGGCATGAGAAAAGATCATGCCGCTGTCTTCATGACAGCCGACACAGCCCAAGCCACGGTTGTCGGCAATGCCTGGTTGGCTCAGGTTGCCCTGAGTGTCATGGCACTGCTGACAGGCCATTTCCTGATGAACGCCGGACACCGTCACTTCATGACACTGCCGGCAGGGCGCTGCCAGCACAGTGGTCACGCTAGTGAGCAGGAGTAGCGCGCTGAAGGCAACGTTCAATCTGGTCATAATCTAAAGCCTGCTGATAGATGGCATCTTTGGGGTCATCATGGCATACCAGACACTGGTTGACCATCAACGCCCGACGCACTTCCTCTTCATTCAAAGGACGGCTATGCTCACGTACCACAGCGGAAAAGGACTGCATTTCCCCCTGTTTCATGACCATAAAACCATCCAGCGGCAACTCGTCTGATTTTTCACAGATCAAGGTGCTTTCAACACTCTGCCCTTGCACAACATGCTGACCAAAGCCGAGAAATGCCGGGTCAGCATGACACTCACTGCAACCGACCGCTTTCAATGCCGTGTTGTGGGAATAAAACGGCGCAAAACGCAGCTGCTGCTTACCGCGAAAATTAGCCACGTATTCCTCTTTTTGCACATTGCCGCGGCGATCGCGAACCGTCACAAACGTCTGACAGCCCGGCGTCATCGGGGCAATTTTACCCCGTTGGTCAAGCGCCAGAGAATACGGATAGAGCGAACGATAGTCTTCTGTTTCGCTGAACTTGCCTCGGGTCTCCCGACCACGAACAAAATCCATCCCTTTTTGCGATTGGTCATATTGGGTATGACAACCGAAACATTGCGGCACCGCAGCCGAATGGCACGCATAACACTCCATCCGTTCATGACCGGTAATCTTGTGCTCAGGCGTTGCAGTGATCTGCTTGCTGACATGTTCCCGGCCATCCCGCTTGCCCACAACGATGACCTTGCCGTCACGATAAAAAACGTTGGAATACGGCCGCCCTTTTGACGTCAGAACCAGCTTGTCACCGGTTTTGACCTGGCGCTGGTAGTTACGCGACTCGCGCACAGCGTCATGATTTTCGCGTTCCACCACTTCGAAGCGGGGGGCTTCATCGCCGCTGCCATGGCAATCTTCGCAAGCCACCTCGGTCTGCAGATACATATTTTCGTAAGCGTAACCATCCCCCATCACATCGCGTGACGTATGGCAATCAATGCAGTCCATTCCTTTATCAAAATGGATGTCACCCTGAATATGAGTGACATTACGCGCCCCACTGATCAGCTCCGGACCGGGAAAGCCGTTACTGACCGGCACCAGGCCGTTATTGCCGTCGTTCATGCCCTGATACGACAACGCAATCCGACCACTGCGGTTATGGCAGCGGAAACACACCTCGTTGGTCGGCAACGGTTCCATCTGATGGCTGGCGGAATGGGGCCATCTATTTTTCATCGCCAGGTCATTGCCCTGGTAGGTGCCGTTTTCATTGAATGGAAAATGACAGGCGGCACAGCCTGACGCATGAGAAGCCTTCCAAGAGCGGTGCGACTCCATGCCGACATGGCACAATGAACAGTATTTGCGATACAACTCTCCGGCCAGATTACGCAACTTCAGTACGGAATGATGCTCAACCGGTTTCCCTTCGGCATCGTAAAGCTTCTGGTCCATCGTTGCGTAGAGATATTCTTCGCCGCCTTCCCATGTCAGGCGAATATTTTTGATAAACCCGGTATTGGTCAGCATCAGGTTGGAGCGCACCCGATCAAGCTGATATTGGTGACACTTGCCGCAGGTTTTTTCCCAGAATTTTGGCGCAGAAGGATTGCGTGGACCATACATGGATGCATGGGCGGCTTTTTTGTCGGTCAAGGTCTCATCGCCACCATGACAATCGATACAATCCTGGTGGGTATCCGAGGCTAATTCCAGACCCGCGTGACAATATTCGCATTGCGATGTCTGGGATTGCGCACCACAACCAACCAGCAGAAAAAGCAAAAGACAGGCAATAAAAATCTGGACTCGAATCATAACTCCGACACGCGACACACAAGGAAGGTCAGTAGAAAAATATCCTATCACAGAACCGACATCGCCCCTACGACAAACGAAAAGGTGCCCGTGTCTGATGACACGGGCACCCAAAGGTCTTACGTCAATTGCAGAACAACCGCTAGAACAGCACCTGAATTTGAGCGGTCAGGCTATCGAAATCTTCGTAGTCGGCCGTTTCTTCATCAAATTCAACGGTGGAGTATTCAACGGTCAACTTGAGGTTCTGACCACGGAAGTAGTAGTTAAAACCACCACCATACCAATCGATCTCCTGATCGTAGACACCGTCCAGTTCAGCTAAAGACCAACTTTCAGCACGGAAGAAAAACTGCAGCGGGGTTTCAGGCAGCATGTACGCCAGTTTAGTATAACCACCGTTCTTCTCACCGTTGACGCCACAAAGGTCTGAGTCGGGATCAGCGCCTTGGTATCCATCATCAAGATCATAGTCAACATAGGCGGTTGACAGGGTAAATGTACCAACGCCCTCAATGGGATACTCAGCAAAGAAATCCACGGTCCACGCTTTGTAGTCAACAGCATCTTTTTCATTGGCAACATCAGCATAGGCCACATCTTCTTCAACGGAATAGGCCGCACCGACAGTGATCACTTTCTTCTTACCCATGTAAGTGCCTCTGTAGCCATAACCCGTTTCCTTGTCGAGGAAGGTCAGGTGAGCACGACCGGTATAACGGAAGTTGGAATCCGGTGCGGATGCGGAGTCGTTACGGCCATTCATGACATCAACGCGATACTGAAAAACATCGTTGAACAGGTTGCCCCAGACGGCAACACCTTTGTCGCGCGTGGAAACGAACGGCGCGCGGATCAGAACCGAGCGATCCAAAGTCAACGGTTTTTCACAGGCTTCCAGGTTTTCA
This region of uncultured Desulfuromonas sp. genomic DNA includes:
- a CDS encoding cytochrome b N-terminal domain-containing protein; amino-acid sequence: MVTVFKDFIRHLFPRMVLRENLKISYTFCLGGMAFTLFVLLAISGLLLAMYYQPHADHAYTSILYIEEQVFGGHFLHSLHRTASNLYLLLIFLHTLRVLLTGAYRPPRQMNWLIGFLLLCLALFSGYTGYLLPMDQLALWATQTGMELVRILPLGELFYRFLVPDAVGEPLSLLRFYILHVVVLPMVTVLLCALHFYKIRKQKGALPYL
- a CDS encoding Rieske (2Fe-2S) protein; translation: MAEFSQKRRRFIQTLIVGALTGWGLLRFFAASPPQESLLATVEDGKIPERGALVFRRQRFALIREQGQVYALSLVCTHLGCTLTVTSTQLSCPCHGSTFDRHGEVTRGPADRPLPQLRLVRRGDSWQVYG
- the extO gene encoding selenite/tellurite reduction operon b-type cytochrome iron-sulfur cluster-binding subunit ExtO, with the translated sequence MTRLNVAFSALLLLTSVTTVLAAPCRQCHEVTVSGVHQEMACQQCHDTQGNLSQPGIADNRGLGCVGCHEDSGMIFSHAMSRRTAEQDFCQRSWGRADDTFYATNCRQCHVSSCEDCHGSGHAITTPDTQRCQNCHQGYFVGWDFSGRAPREDSVRYQRGPRSHDQYYLKMRPDVHAEAGLDCSDCHTMASFLQQQTSAKSCRDCHDVNLDIIEHRITAHLEKMECVSCHASWAAQEYATFYVETINSSNRAYFRVKPTGNERYVKSSYLKRQDLPPLGVNDEGQVAPIRPQFQAYYSKVVDNRAVGEENQQLVGEWKVFTPHTIRRGTALCDQCHGNARRFILEPLDKRIYRPDRDGLGIEGLWRPEGQTVINGRFMTPERFERMSDKTPQYSRGYVEKWQNFLKKDAASSKP
- the extM gene encoding selenite/tellurite reduction operon c-type cytochrome ExtM, yielding MIRVQIFIACLLLFLLVGCGAQSQTSQCEYCHAGLELASDTHQDCIDCHGGDETLTDKKAAHASMYGPRNPSAPKFWEKTCGKCHQYQLDRVRSNLMLTNTGFIKNIRLTWEGGEEYLYATMDQKLYDAEGKPVEHHSVLKLRNLAGELYRKYCSLCHVGMESHRSWKASHASGCAACHFPFNENGTYQGNDLAMKNRWPHSASHQMEPLPTNEVCFRCHNRSGRIALSYQGMNDGNNGLVPVSNGFPGPELISGARNVTHIQGDIHFDKGMDCIDCHTSRDVMGDGYAYENMYLQTEVACEDCHGSGDEAPRFEVVERENHDAVRESRNYQRQVKTGDKLVLTSKGRPYSNVFYRDGKVIVVGKRDGREHVSKQITATPEHKITGHERMECYACHSAAVPQCFGCHTQYDQSQKGMDFVRGRETRGKFSETEDYRSLYPYSLALDQRGKIAPMTPGCQTFVTVRDRRGNVQKEEYVANFRGKQQLRFAPFYSHNTALKAVGCSECHADPAFLGFGQHVVQGQSVESTLICEKSDELPLDGFMVMKQGEMQSFSAVVREHSRPLNEEEVRRALMVNQCLVCHDDPKDAIYQQALDYDQIERCLQRATPAH
- the extI gene encoding selenite/tellurite reduction operon porin ExtI — translated: MKLRNILMACAGITLFASSALAGPTWTFGPDDEGLLKLDYQGQFQLDYRDTGSGSDNGDDTMEFNFRRNRISLIGAYGNLGIYAQTEYTEDVNIGPFEVSDGSSNSFQMLDAQIRYKFNNAFQVRAGKFKYNLTRENLEACEKPLTLDRSVLIRAPFVSTRDKGVAVWGNLFNDVFQYRVDVMNGRNDSASAPDSNFRYTGRAHLTFLDKETGYGYRGTYMGKKKVITVGAAYSVEEDVAYADVANEKDAVDYKAWTVDFFAEYPIEGVGTFTLSTAYVDYDLDDGYQGADPDSDLCGVNGEKNGGYTKLAYMLPETPLQFFFRAESWSLAELDGVYDQEIDWYGGGFNYYFRGQNLKLTVEYSTVEFDEETADYEDFDSLTAQIQVLF